The genomic window ACATCCACACCGGCGGCGGACAACCCCGCTTCCAGCGCCGATTCAAACATGTAGCCCGAGATGCGGGTGTCCTTGCCGATCAGGATACGGCTTTGCCCGGAACGCGCAAACACCTTGCCCGCTGCCCAGCCCAGCTTGAGCACAAAGTCCGGTGTAATCGGGTGCTGCCCCACCTTGCCGCGTATGCCGTCCGTGCCAAAATAACGTTTCGTCACGCCTGTTCTCCCTTTGATTCCATCATCACAGCCTCGGTCATGCGCACCGCATCCACCGTTGCCGCCACATCATGTACACGGATAATTTTCGCACCTTTTTGCACCGCAATCACCGCCGTTGCCAGCCCGCCCGCCAGGCGCTGATCCACCGGACGGTCCAGCGCCTGGCCAATCATGCTCTTGCGCGAGGTGCCAACCAGCAGCGGCAACTCAAGCTGTTGCAGGCGCTGCATTTGGTTCAGCAGGCGCAGGTTGTGCTCCAGTGTCTTGCCAAAGCCAAAGCCCGGATCCAGCAACAGACGATCACGACTGATTCCCGCCAGTTCGCAGGCCAGCACGCGCTGGCGCAGAAAGTCGCCAACCTCGGCAATGATATCCTCATAGTGTGGCGCCAGCTGCATGTCCGCCGGCGTATTGCCCTGCATGTGCATCAGACAAACCGGCAGCCCGGTTGCTGCTGCAGCCGCCAGAGCACCATCACGGCCGAGCGCACGGACATCATTGAGCATGCCCGCGCCCAGCTTTGCAGCTTCGATGAATACCTGTGCCGTGCTGGAATCAATCGAGACAATAACATCCAGCTCGCGCTGAATCAGCTCCAGTGCCGGCAGCACTCGGTCGAGCTCCTGCTGCATACTGACAGGCACAGCGCCTGGGCGGGTTGACTCACCGCCAAGATCGAGGATAGTCGCGCCCTCTTGCACCATCCGGGCTGCGCGCCCGAGTATTTTCTCGCAGGCGGGCTGCCCGGCCTGATACAGGGTGTTACCGTCCGAGAAAGAATCGGGGGTTACATTCAGGATACCCATGACCTGCACCCGGGACAGATCCAGCTCCCGTGCGCCACATTTCAGTTTGGTGTTACTCAATACCATTGCCTCCAAAACAAAAAGGCCAGCCCTGCCGGGCCAGCCTTTTTCGATACTAATCAGTGCCGGTTAGATCAGTGCAACTTGGGATCCGTTGACTCCGGCATATCCGGATCTTCCGCCGGAGGGGTCTCTTCCTTCCCGGCATCGACGTTCGACTGCTCATCCTTGTCGCCTGACTGCGCCTCGGCCGCAGGTGCAGACTTCTCATCGGCATCGGCAGCTTCAGTCGCCTGAGCGCTGCTGTCGGTGTCGACCCAGTCATCCGGCGGTGTCACTGGCTGGCGAGCCATCAGTTCATCCAGCTGGCCTGAATCGATGGTTTCGTACTTGATCAGTGCATGCGCCATGGCTTCGAGAATATCGCGATTCTGTTCCAGCAGCTGGTGCGCCTCAACATAACAGTCATCAATGATGCTGCGCACCACCGAGTCGATTTTACGCTGGGTTTCTTCAGACGTCTGCTTGGCAGGTGCGCCATAACCACGGGTGAACGGGTCGCCGTCTTCATCGTCATACAACAGCGGCCCCAGCTCTTCGCTCAGGCCCCATTTGGTGACCATGCTGCGCGCCAGACTGGTGGCACGCTGAATGTCATTGGAAGCACCGGTGGTAACGCCATCCTTGCCCAGGGTCATCTCTTCCGCAATACGGCCGCCATAGAGCGAACAGATATTGGAAATGAGCGTGCGACGGCTATGGCTGTAACGATCTTCCTCCGGCAGGAACATGGTCACACCCAGTGCCCGGCCGCGGGGAATAATGGACACCTTGTACACCGGATCGTGCTCGGGCATCAGGCGCCCGACAATAGCGTGGCCGGCTTCATGGTAGGCGGTATTCAGGCGTTCCTTGTAGGACATGACCATGGACTTGCGCTCGGCGCCCATCATGATCTTGTCCTTGGCTTTTTCGAACTGCAGCATGCCAACGGTGCGACGGCTGTCACGGGCAGCAAAGAGCGCCGCCTCGTTCACCAGGTTGGCCAGATCAGCACCGGAAAAGCCGGGCGTGCCACGGGCAATCAGTGCAGGCTTGACGTCGTCTGCCAGCGGTACCTTGCGCATGTGCACTTTGAGAATCTGCTCGCGACCACGGATATCCGGCAGGCCGACATGTACCTGGCGGTCGAAACGGCCGGGACGCAGCAGTGCAGGGTCAAGCACGTCAGGCCTGTTGGTGGCGGCGATGACGATGACACCCTCAGTACCTTCGAAGCCGTCCATCTCAACCAGCAGCTGGTTCAGTGTCTGCTCGCGCTCGTCATTGCCGCCGCCCATGCCAACACCACGGTGACGGCCAACAGCATCGATTTCATCGATAAAGATAATGCAGGGCGCATTCTTTTTCGCCTGCTCGAACATGTCACGGACACGGGACGCACCCACACCGACAAACATCTCGACGAAGTCCGAACCTGAAATACTGTAGAAAGGCACCTTCGCCTCGCCGGCGATCGCCTTGGCCAGCAGTGTCTTACCGGTACCCGGGTTACCAGACATCAGTACACCGCGCGGAATATGGCCACCGAGCCGCTGGAACCTGCCGGGATCGCGCAGGTAATCGACCAGTTCCTTGACGTCTTCCTTGGCCTCTTCCACACCGGCCACATCGTCAAAGGTGGTCTTGATCTGGTCTTCGCTCATCATGCGGGCTTTCGACTTGCCAAAGGACATAGGCCCCTTGCCACCGCCACCGCCCTGCATCTGGCGCATAAAGAACATGAAAACAGCAATGATCACCAGTATCGGGAATGACGCCACCAGTAGCTGGGTCCAGATGCTCTGCTGCTCAGGCTGCTTGCCTTCAATGATGACCTTGTGCAGCAGCAGGTCGTCAACCAGCTTGGGATCCTGCAGTGCAGGACGAATAGTCTCGAACCGCTCCCCATTCTGCCGCTGCCCCTGGATGGTATAACCATCGATGACAACCTTGGACACGCGGTCAGCCTGGACTTCTGCCACGAAGTCGGAATATGTAAGTCTGCGGGAATCTCCCTCGGCATTGAAGTTATTGAAAACGGTCAGCAGGACCGCAGCAATAACCAGCCAGAGGACCAGATTCTTTGCCATATCGTTCAAAGGACTACCCTCAATTGACGCTCAAGCACGAAAATTCGCGCTTCAAAAGTACACCAGTTTAACTGGCCTGACTACTTCACTCACCACCCTGTGCCATGACAGCCAGGCCGGCGCGGTACTACGGACTGTTTAGCCCTTGAAGCCTGTGCCGAGCAGGTAGACCTCACGGGAGCGCGCGCGCGATGCATCGGGCTTGCGGGTCACTACCTTGGTAAAGCTCTGCCGCACATCCGCGAGATAGGCATCGAACCCCTCTCCCTGAAACACTTTGACCAGAAAAGAGCCGCCTGGTTTAAGCACCTGACGCACCATATCCAGCGCCAGTTCAACCAGATACATTGCTGCAGGCTGGTCTATTCCGGACATACCACTCATATTGGGGGCCATATCGGAAATTACAAGGTCTGCCGGCGCATCCCCCAGCGCTGCCAGAATTTGCGCCAGCACGGCCTCGTCGGTGAAATCGCCCTGTACAAACTCGACACCGGCCAGCGAGTCCATCGACAGTATGTCCGACGCCACAACGCGACCATTGTCCCCCACCAGTTCGCTGGCCACCTGGGACCAGCCACCGGGCGCTGCGCCCAGGTCGACCACTGTCATGCCCGGGCGCAGTAACCGATCCTTGTCGTTCAGTTCCTTCAGCTTGTAGCTGGCGCGGGAGCGCATACCGTCGGATTTCGACTGTTTGACGTAGCGGTCATCAAAATGTTCCTTTAACCACTGACCACTGCTTTTAGATCTTGCCACTTGTAATTCCAGACCGATCAATGGTTGCAACGCTACTCAGCGATGGGCAACTCAGGTAAAATGATTGATTGTTTTCATCGTGGCCCGTTTTAACACGCAAGCCCGACCCACACAATCACGAGGCAACGTATTCTAGTATGAGCCTGACGCCCGAGCAAAAGAAGCAGCTGCGCACCATCGGCCACAAACTGAACCCGATCGTGACCGTTGCCGGTAAGGGACTGACCGAAAACCTGCAGCTGGAAGTCGACCGTGCCCTGGACGACCACGAACTGATCAAGGTGAAGTTTGCGGTTGGCGAGCGCGAAATCAAGAAACAGCTTATCCAGGAGCTCTGCACCATTGTGGAGTGCACACTGGTACAGGAGATCGGCAACATCGCCCTGATCTACCGCAAGGCGCTGGAACCCAACCCCAAGCTGTCTAACCTGCTGCGCTAAGCCTTCGCAGCACATAAAAAAAACCGCCAGCAGGCGGTTTTTTTATGCCACAGCACAATCAGATGTGCTTCACCTCGACGATTTCGTACTCGATCTCACCGCCCGGGGTCGCCACACAGGCGATATCGCCTTCTTCCTTGCCAATCAGGGCGCGCGCGATCGGTGAATTCACCGAAATCTTGCTCAGCTTGATATCGGCCTCGTCGTCACCAACGATCTGATAACGAACCTCATCACCGCTGTCGACGTTGGCAATCAGTACAGTCGCGCCGAAGAACACCTTGCCACTGTGGGGGATCGTAGTGACATCGATCACCTGGCACTGGGACAGCTTGGACTCAAGTTCCTGAATCCGGCCTTCGATGAAGCCCTGCTGTTCCCGCGCCGCGTGGTACTCGGCATTTTCCTTCAAATCACCGTGCGCACGCGCAGTGGCGATGTCCGCGATAACACGCGGACGATCTTTGGACTTCAGACGATCCAGCTCTGCACGCAGAGCCAGTTCGCCGCCGACAGTCATGGGAACTCGTTTCATTTCGCAATACCTGCATGCAAGTCCTGAAGGCTGCGCACCACCTTCTCTTCACCGTATTCCATCGCCATGGTCATGGCTTCTGCGCCTGCCAAAGTCGTGGTGTACGGCACCTTGTGCTGCAATGCGCTGCGACGAATTTCAGACGAGTCTGCAATCGCCTTGCGACCTTCAGTGGTGTTGATCACATAAACGATTTCATCGTTCTTGATCATGTCGACGATATTCGGCCGACCTTCCATGACCTTGTTCACCGCCGTCGCCGGCAGGTTATGCTCGGCCAGCAGCTTGACGGTGCCGCCCGTGCCCACCAGGGAGAAGCCCAGGTCCAGCAGAGACTTGGCCACCTTGACCACGCCCGCCTTGTCGACATCGCGTACCGATATGAAGGCCTTGCCTTTCTTCGGCATTTTTTCGCCGGCACCAATCTGGGCTTTCATGAAGGCTTCGCCGAAGGTTTCGCCAACACCCATGACTTCACCGGTCGACTTCATTTCCGGGCCCAGAATCGGATCCACGCTCGGGAACTTGTTGAACGGGAATACCGCTTCCTTGACGTAGAAGTTGGTCGGCACAATCTCTTCGGTAAAGCCCAGCTCCTGCAGGGTTTTGCCGGTCATCACCAGGGCCGCAATCTTGGCCAGCGACACGCCGATGCACTTGGAGACGAAAGGCACGGTACGGGATGCACGCGGGTTGACTTCGATAACGTAGATTTCGCCATCCTGGTAAGCCAGCTGTACGTTCATCAGGCCGACAACACCCAGTTCCAGTGCCATCTTCTTGACCTGTTCGCGCATCTCGTCCTGCACATCGGCCGCCAGGCTGTAAGGCGGCAGCGAGCAGGCGGAGTCGCCGGAGTGTACGCCGGCCTGTTCAATGTGCTGCATGATGGCGCCGATCACGACGGTCTTGCCATCGCAGATGGCATCGATATCGACTTCAACAGCAGCATTCAGGAAGTGATCCAGCAGCACAGGCGCGTCGTTGGAAACCTTGACCGCGTTGGTCATGTAGCGACGCAGTTCGCTTTCCTTGTAAACAATCTCCATCGCCCGGCCACCGAGGACGTAGGACGGACGCACGACCAGCGGGTAACCTATCTTGGCCGCTTCGATCACGGCCGCTTCCAGACTACGCACAGTCGCGTTCTGTGGCTGTTTCAGGCCCAGACGCTTGAGCATCTGCTGGAACTGTTCACGGTCTTCTGCACGGTCAATGGCTTCCGGGCTGGTACCGATAATGGGCACACCGGCCTGCTCCAGGGCCACCGCCAGTTTCAGCGGCGTCTGGCCACCGTACTGCACGATCACGCCCTTGGGCTTCTCGACTTCAACGATCTCCAGTACGTCTTCCAGCGTGATCGGCTCGAAGTACAGGCGATCAGAGGTGTCGTAGTCGGTGGAAACCGTTTCGGGGTTACAGTTGACCATAATGGTCTCGAAACCGTCTTCACGGGCAGCCAGGGCCGCGTGGACGCAGCAATAGTCAAACTCGATGCCCTGACCGATACGGTTAGGACCGCCGCCGATGACCATGATCTTGTCCCGCGTTGACGGGTTGGCCTCGCACTCTTCCTCGTAGGTCGAGTACATGTAGGCCGTGTCAGTAGCGAATTCCGCCGCGCAGGTATCCACACGCTTGTAGACAGGGCGCACGCCCAGGCTGTGCCGCTGTTTGCGGAACTGCTTCTCGCTCACGCCCAGCAACTTGGCCAGACGGGCATCAGAGAAGCCCTTGCGCTTGAGGCGGTAAATCTTGTCCTTGTCCATATCGGACAGGGCCATGTTGGAAACGCGCGCTTCGTCCTTGATAAGGTCTTCAATCTGAACCAGGAACCAGGGATCAACGCCCGACAGTTCGTAGATTTCATCTACGCTCATGCCCAGACGCATGGCATCACCGATGTACCAGATACGCTCGCCGCCGGGCTGCTTGAGCTCGCGGATAATATCGCTGCGGGCGTCTTCGCTTTCCAGGTCTACGATCGGATCCAGACCCGTTGCACCCACTTCCAGACCGCGCAGTGCTTTTTGCAGCGATTCCTGCTGTGTACGGCCGATGGCCATAACTTCGCCGACCGACTTCATCTGGGTCGTCAGACGATCATTGGCCTGGGGAAATTTTTCAAAGGTGAAACGCGGAATCTTGGTAACGACGTAGTCGATCGCAGGCTCAAAGGACGCCGGTGTGCGACCGCCGGTAATGTCGTTCTGCAGTTCATCCAGGGTGTAACCGATGGCCAGCTTGGCGGCGATCTTGGCAATCGGGAAACCGGTTGCCTTGGACGCCAGCGCAGACGAGCGCGAAACACGCGGGTTCATCTCGATCACGACCATGCGGCCGGTTTTCGGGTCTATACCGAACTGGACGTTAGAACCGCCGGTTTCAACACCAATCTCGCGCAGGACAGCGATGGACGCATCCCGCATCAGCTGGTATTCCTTGTCGGTCAGCGTCTGAGCCGGCGCAACCGTGATGGAGTCACCGGTGTGTACGCCCATGGCATCGAAGTTTTCGATGGTGCAGACGATGATGCAGTTATCGTTCTTGTCGCGAACGACCTCCATCTCGTACTCTTTCCAGCCGATCAGAGACTCATCGATCAGCAGCTCGCTGGTCGGGGACAGATCCAGACCTCGCTCGCAGATCTCGATGAACTCTTCACGATTGTAGGCGATACCACCGCCTGAGCCACCCATGGTGAACGACGGGCGAATAATGGCCGGGTAGCCGATGGACGCCTGAACCTGCAACGCCTCTTCCATGCTGTGGGCAATCATTGCACGTGGGCATGCCAGACCAATGGACTTCATCGCCTTGTCGAAACGCTCGCGGTCTTCGGCCTTGTCGATGGCATCCTGGCTGGCGCCGATCATCTCGACACCGAACTTGGCCAGTACGCCTTCGCGGTCCAGATCCAGCGCACAGTTCAGTGCAGTCTGGCCGCCCATGGTGGGCAGCAGAGCATCCGGGCGTTCTTTTTCAATGATCTTGGCAACTGTTTTCCAGTTGATAGGCTCAATATAGGTCGCATCCGCCATCGCCGGATCGGTCATGATGGTGGCCGGATTGGAGTTCACCAGGATGACCCGGTAACCTTCTTCACGCAGCGCCTTGCAGGCCTGAGCACCGGAATAGTCGAACTCACAGGCCTGGCCGATTACGATCGGCCCTGCGCCTAGAATCAGAATACTTTTAATGTCCGTACGTTTTGGCATCGATATAAACCAGTCAAATCTGTTAGCTGTAACTGCGTGTTGCTCAGGCGTCCTTGCGGGCCTGCATCTGCTCGATAAAGCGATCGAACAGCGGCGCCACGTCCTGCGGTCCCGGGCTGGCTTCAGGGTGTCCCTGGAAGCTGAAGGCCGGACGGTCCGTCAGTTCAATGCCCTGCAAAGACCCATCGAACAGCGACTTATGAATCACCCTGACGTTGGACGGCAACGTACTTTCATCCACCGCAAAACCATGGTTCTGGCTGGTGATCATCACGCGGGATGAGTCCAGATCCTGTACCGGATGGTTGGCGCCGTGGTGGCCAAATTTCATTTTCACCGTCTTGGCACCGCAGGCCAGCGCGAGCAGCTGATGCCCAAGACAGATACCGAAAACCGGTACATCTGTCTCGCAGATCGCCTTGATCGCCTGAATTGCGTAATCACAGGGCTCTGGGTCACCAGGGCCGTTGGACAGGAAAACGCCATCCGGATTCAGCGCCAGCACTTCAGCGGCGGGCGTCTGAGCCGGTACAACCGTCAAACGGCAACCTCGCTCAACCAGCATGCGCAGGATATTACGCTTCACACCGTAGTCGTACGCGACAACATGGAATGGCTGCTCGGACGGGTCCTTGTCAACATGGCCCACACCCAGTGTCCAGGTTGAGGAGTTCCAGCTGTACGCCTCAGTGGTAGAAACCACCTTGGCCAGATCCATGCCCTTGAGGCCCGGAAACGCCTTGGCCTCAGCCAGCGCAACAGCCTCATCAACCGAATCACCGGCCATGATGCAGCCATTCTGCGCGCCTTTTTCCCGCAGAATGCGGGTCAGACGACGGGTATCGATATCGGCGATGCCGAGAATATTCTTGGCTTTCAGGTAGGTATCCAGCGACTGCTCACTGCGAAAGTTGCTCGCCAGCAAAGGCAGATCGCGAATGACGAGACCGGAAACCCAGGTCTTGGCAGACTCTTCGTCTTCGGCGTTGGTACCTACGTTTCCGATGTGCGGGTATGTCAGGGTTACGATCTGACGGCAGTAGGACGGATCTGTCAGGATTTCCTGATATCCGGTCATGGAGGTGTTAAAAACAACTTCCCCGCTGGATTGTCCGTCGGCACCAATTGCCACCCCCCTGAAAATACTACCGTCTTCAAGGGCCAAAATGGCTGGTCTCGTCAAGTGAACCTCCCCCGCGTGATGCGTTACAAACAAGCCGATACAAAAATGAACAGGTGCAAAAAAGCGAGGTAAAACCGAAACTTTACCTCGCTCTATATAATTTGGGGCTTAGCCACCCCTGCGGGCAGGCAAACCGGCAGTATTCTAGTCGATTGGCGACCCAGTGTCCACGCGCAACACAGCCTTACTTCTTCAGCAGGCCTGACGCATCGCCTCCAAAACGCTGCGACCCCTCTGGGGTCAGCTCAATAATTATTACAAAACATAAACTTACCCTGCGCCCGTGCTTAGGCATGAGGCATGAGGCACATAACTCAATTCTCCGATAGATAGATGATACACAGTGAACCGAGCAACCTGGACAGAGTCTGACCAGTAACACCAAGTTTGCAGGAGCGCCCGATGAAACCGCTGCACATAACTCAATTGATAGTTACCGCCGCTTTGCTGACCGGCTGCGCATCCCCCAGCTATTGGTATGAGCCGCCGGCGCCGGATCAACTCAATCAGATGACGCTCAGTGGCAACTGGCAGGGACTGGCCCGCAATGCCTATTCCCACAAGGTGGCCTATGGCGCCCTCGCAGGTCCGGTTGAAATCGACTGCGCCCGCTATCAGGACCTGATCAGCCTGAAGGTTACGAATGGAAAACTTGAAGGCTCGCTGGGAAGAGCACCGACGTTCAACTTCAGCACGACACTCAATGCCAGCGGCGAATTCAGTCACCAGATGCCCGTGCGAGGAGATACCTGGATCTACGGTGGTGTAGGCATTTTCAGCAACGAACCCCAGCTCAGGATATCCGGCAAACTTGACTCTGCCCGCGGTGTCGGCGCCGGGCGAATATCGGTAACCCCCAAAGACGAAACCCTGGGCTGTGACGGCCGCTTCCAGGTTAGCCGCAACTCAGGCTCTCCCCCTGTCGCCAGCCTAGGCAACCCGTTCAAGATCCAATATTGGATAAATCGCTCCGAAGGCAGCAGCCGCGACCAACGTTCCTGGCCTAGCCGCTAAAACACAGCAGATTAGATGCCTGGCACGGCTGCCTGAGTGGACAAATCAGCCGGCCCTTACCGCGGATTTTCAAATTCCACATACGAAAACGCCCCGACCGGAGGTCGGGGCGT from Marinobacterium aestuarii includes these protein-coding regions:
- the folP gene encoding dihydropteroate synthase; protein product: MVLSNTKLKCGARELDLSRVQVMGILNVTPDSFSDGNTLYQAGQPACEKILGRAARMVQEGATILDLGGESTRPGAVPVSMQQELDRVLPALELIQRELDVIVSIDSSTAQVFIEAAKLGAGMLNDVRALGRDGALAAAAATGLPVCLMHMQGNTPADMQLAPHYEDIIAEVGDFLRQRVLACELAGISRDRLLLDPGFGFGKTLEHNLRLLNQMQRLQQLELPLLVGTSRKSMIGQALDRPVDQRLAGGLATAVIAVQKGAKIIRVHDVAATVDAVRMTEAVMMESKGEQA
- the carA gene encoding glutamine-hydrolyzing carbamoyl-phosphate synthase small subunit yields the protein MTRPAILALEDGSIFRGVAIGADGQSSGEVVFNTSMTGYQEILTDPSYCRQIVTLTYPHIGNVGTNAEDEESAKTWVSGLVIRDLPLLASNFRSEQSLDTYLKAKNILGIADIDTRRLTRILREKGAQNGCIMAGDSVDEAVALAEAKAFPGLKGMDLAKVVSTTEAYSWNSSTWTLGVGHVDKDPSEQPFHVVAYDYGVKRNILRMLVERGCRLTVVPAQTPAAEVLALNPDGVFLSNGPGDPEPCDYAIQAIKAICETDVPVFGICLGHQLLALACGAKTVKMKFGHHGANHPVQDLDSSRVMITSQNHGFAVDESTLPSNVRVIHKSLFDGSLQGIELTDRPAFSFQGHPEASPGPQDVAPLFDRFIEQMQARKDA
- the ftsH gene encoding ATP-dependent zinc metalloprotease FtsH, coding for MAKNLVLWLVIAAVLLTVFNNFNAEGDSRRLTYSDFVAEVQADRVSKVVIDGYTIQGQRQNGERFETIRPALQDPKLVDDLLLHKVIIEGKQPEQQSIWTQLLVASFPILVIIAVFMFFMRQMQGGGGGKGPMSFGKSKARMMSEDQIKTTFDDVAGVEEAKEDVKELVDYLRDPGRFQRLGGHIPRGVLMSGNPGTGKTLLAKAIAGEAKVPFYSISGSDFVEMFVGVGASRVRDMFEQAKKNAPCIIFIDEIDAVGRHRGVGMGGGNDEREQTLNQLLVEMDGFEGTEGVIVIAATNRPDVLDPALLRPGRFDRQVHVGLPDIRGREQILKVHMRKVPLADDVKPALIARGTPGFSGADLANLVNEAALFAARDSRRTVGMLQFEKAKDKIMMGAERKSMVMSYKERLNTAYHEAGHAIVGRLMPEHDPVYKVSIIPRGRALGVTMFLPEEDRYSHSRRTLISNICSLYGGRIAEEMTLGKDGVTTGASNDIQRATSLARSMVTKWGLSEELGPLLYDDEDGDPFTRGYGAPAKQTSEETQRKIDSVVRSIIDDCYVEAHQLLEQNRDILEAMAHALIKYETIDSGQLDELMARQPVTPPDDWVDTDSSAQATEAADADEKSAPAAEAQSGDKDEQSNVDAGKEETPPAEDPDMPESTDPKLH
- the greA gene encoding transcription elongation factor GreA produces the protein MKRVPMTVGGELALRAELDRLKSKDRPRVIADIATARAHGDLKENAEYHAAREQQGFIEGRIQELESKLSQCQVIDVTTIPHSGKVFFGATVLIANVDSGDEVRYQIVGDDEADIKLSKISVNSPIARALIGKEEGDIACVATPGGEIEYEIVEVKHI
- the carB gene encoding carbamoyl-phosphate synthase large subunit yields the protein MPKRTDIKSILILGAGPIVIGQACEFDYSGAQACKALREEGYRVILVNSNPATIMTDPAMADATYIEPINWKTVAKIIEKERPDALLPTMGGQTALNCALDLDREGVLAKFGVEMIGASQDAIDKAEDRERFDKAMKSIGLACPRAMIAHSMEEALQVQASIGYPAIIRPSFTMGGSGGGIAYNREEFIEICERGLDLSPTSELLIDESLIGWKEYEMEVVRDKNDNCIIVCTIENFDAMGVHTGDSITVAPAQTLTDKEYQLMRDASIAVLREIGVETGGSNVQFGIDPKTGRMVVIEMNPRVSRSSALASKATGFPIAKIAAKLAIGYTLDELQNDITGGRTPASFEPAIDYVVTKIPRFTFEKFPQANDRLTTQMKSVGEVMAIGRTQQESLQKALRGLEVGATGLDPIVDLESEDARSDIIRELKQPGGERIWYIGDAMRLGMSVDEIYELSGVDPWFLVQIEDLIKDEARVSNMALSDMDKDKIYRLKRKGFSDARLAKLLGVSEKQFRKQRHSLGVRPVYKRVDTCAAEFATDTAYMYSTYEEECEANPSTRDKIMVIGGGPNRIGQGIEFDYCCVHAALAAREDGFETIMVNCNPETVSTDYDTSDRLYFEPITLEDVLEIVEVEKPKGVIVQYGGQTPLKLAVALEQAGVPIIGTSPEAIDRAEDREQFQQMLKRLGLKQPQNATVRSLEAAVIEAAKIGYPLVVRPSYVLGGRAMEIVYKESELRRYMTNAVKVSNDAPVLLDHFLNAAVEVDIDAICDGKTVVIGAIMQHIEQAGVHSGDSACSLPPYSLAADVQDEMREQVKKMALELGVVGLMNVQLAYQDGEIYVIEVNPRASRTVPFVSKCIGVSLAKIAALVMTGKTLQELGFTEEIVPTNFYVKEAVFPFNKFPSVDPILGPEMKSTGEVMGVGETFGEAFMKAQIGAGEKMPKKGKAFISVRDVDKAGVVKVAKSLLDLGFSLVGTGGTVKLLAEHNLPATAVNKVMEGRPNIVDMIKNDEIVYVINTTEGRKAIADSSEIRRSALQHKVPYTTTLAGAEAMTMAMEYGEEKVVRSLQDLHAGIAK
- the rlmE gene encoding 23S rRNA (uridine(2552)-2'-O)-methyltransferase RlmE produces the protein MARSKSSGQWLKEHFDDRYVKQSKSDGMRSRASYKLKELNDKDRLLRPGMTVVDLGAAPGGWSQVASELVGDNGRVVASDILSMDSLAGVEFVQGDFTDEAVLAQILAALGDAPADLVISDMAPNMSGMSGIDQPAAMYLVELALDMVRQVLKPGGSFLVKVFQGEGFDAYLADVRQSFTKVVTRKPDASRARSREVYLLGTGFKG
- a CDS encoding YhbY family RNA-binding protein, translating into MSLTPEQKKQLRTIGHKLNPIVTVAGKGLTENLQLEVDRALDDHELIKVKFAVGEREIKKQLIQELCTIVECTLVQEIGNIALIYRKALEPNPKLSNLLR